GAAAACGAAGTAAAATCGAAATTATATCCCTTTGAAGTTTCTTCCCGGTAAGAAGATGATCATTTAGTGAACCTTCTTCAGAACAAGGAGATTTTGCGGAAGCATTGAATACTACACGAATTTTACTCTGACTATTCTGAGCTTTTACAACGCAGTGATGAGGAAGATAATATGAGTTTCGATTAATGCAGTCGTAAGGAATAATCTCCATATGATTGGATTCAAGATAATCCCGCATAAACTCAACATATAATTTATACAAATCGGGCGTTTTCAAAAGTCTTCGTTCAAGAGTAAAGAACCTTTGCAGCGCCAGTTCACGCATTCCAGTAAACTGCGGCAAACAACTgcgcagggcccccgcaaccgcgcgtgcaacgcgtgcaccgcacgcgggcgccactctaaaggGGCGCCAAAACCACTTATAGATCGAATGAAGAACCGAAAGAACTAAGGtttttgaaaagattttttttccaacttctttcttgcaatttatgcaagtttccgaacgtcgcaatcggtatGAAATAGCCTTTAGCTAGAGGAATTACTGAAATTCACTTTCgacaccatctgtaggaaaaatactacaagtTACGGAGAAttcctgaaactaccaaaatctgcttgctgcGCTATAACAGCGAGAGGCGGCGTAATCCaaataatagatattttattTCGCCAAGTTTAAGAGTCAAGAATTTAAATACTTTAATACctaactaaaaattgaaaaaatttgtattttgtgtataaTTGTGTTTTGTTTAACCGTTTTTTGTTGTgatcgaattgaattttatgaaatggttaGGAACTTTTCCAAGGTTTTTCTAAAATACTTTTTGAATATGATAATGGGAACTTTCTCAGAACTGTCTGAGATGATTTTGTCTTTTGATCCTGTGATGAGAGAGCACATTAGTCGAGTGCAAAACTCACATTCAAATTCTTTAAGAATGACCCATTATTTAGGCTACCAGAtacaaaaagaaatcaaatttaGAAATTAAAATCATGAGAGGTCGAGAGTCTGATAATGGGGCAAATATGcgcgaatatataataataacaataataaaacaaacatattggtttacaaaaacgcatactcgatgctaatcctagggcattttttgcgccatgtgcagcacacagcttaaatttaactgaaaatgatgctgctaaggtttcaaatgaaacattggacttttttaatattgtacaagaactttatatatttttctcttcatccacaaaaaatttgaatgttttaaaaaagcatgatcctcagttacatctaaaacccctaagtgatactaaatggtcaagtagaattgatgttaaagttttattttattcaaatatgtgatagccttttagaaatagcagaaaatgatactttcaacatagaaactagacataaagcaagttctcttttattaaatattcaatcttttgaattgatttgatatttaatcttttaaattcatttgtagtataataatttggtatgatgcttcattccagattaatatttcaagcaaaatgatgcaaagtgtagcaattgacattaaagtgtgccaaaactatttgaagaagttgataatttcaaaaattatagagatgataatgttttcgaggaaaaacttactgaagctggaaaactagtgGCTGCTCGTGAGAAAGAgcaatgtttatgcctttatgaataatttatagaagaataaatcttaagttttgaaacatctatagtttcataacaaaattaaaacataATGCGCTTTAAGTCGAATGctataatgaaataatgaaaaatttaaacaaaTGTATTATgtaacaactgacagcataaggttcttaaggcaatgacagttgctgatagatttttaaccattctacactaaattctcaacaagaccaaaaaaaaaatttgccgaTTACCCAGCAgcgcttttctccacctccccctttaaggggcgccaaaatatgttcggcacgcgggcgttgatgacccttgcgggggccctgcaacTGCGAAATGGAAGCGAAACGACGTATCTACCCTCGCTGTCGCGATAGTGTTGATCGGAAAATATCTGATCACATAGTTTGTTATCATTGGATATCGGTTCTACTGAAGGCAAGGAGTCAAGTTCCCAAAATTTTTGCAGAGAAATATCTGTGGAGAAATCTGAACATGAAGTTAAAAATGTTGATATAGATGGTTTTGATTTACAATAGAACTTCCCCATTAAAATATAACCGAAAATGGTGTTCATAGCGTCAATTTGACCAGGTTTTCCAATTATCTGATCAGCCAacatgattttcgaaaaaacatctGCGCCtaataaaatatcaatcttACCAGGGGTATGGAAGGATTCGTCGGCTAATTTTATGTGCGCTAAATGGGACCAAGCGGAAACAGGAATCGGATGAGAAGGTATCTCATCACAAATTCtgtctaaaattattgcgtctGTCAACAAAACAGGACCATTCAATTTACATGGGCGAAACATTAAAACTAAAGAACCATAAGAAGCGTTCATTTTCATGGAATTAAGACCTTTTACCTCAACATCAAGTTTGTGCCGGGGTAAACCTAACAAATTCGCAGCCTTTCGAGTTATGAAAGAAGACATGGATCCACTGTCAATCAAGCAACGAAAACGATGAAACATTCCAAAATTATCTCTGACTTCAATTAACGCGGTGGACAATAGAACTGTAGGTGTTTTATGAGAGACACCAGCGGATGCTGACAAAACTGCCCAATCAGAAGAGGTAGAAGGAGGTTCCTCTGATCCAGCGGAAGTTTCACTGGAGGGCCGTGCAAGGTGCAACAAGGTGTGATGTCGTTGATGACATTTTCGACACGTATTCACAGACTTGCAAGATCGCAAATCATGTATGTTACTCaaacaattgaaacatagaTGTTTCTGCTTGGCGAATGAATGACGTTCTTGgggagttttttcaataaattttgaacatGAGAGAAGCGAATGGTCTTGATTACAAAGCGTACAAGTGGATTTTGAGCGTTGATTCTTATTGTCGTTAGAGAACTAGGTTCCTATGCGTTGTTTTGAATTGGAAGAACTATTTGAATCACCCGTTCTGGTATTATTAGAATTATGGGATGTACCCAGAGTGTCCATTGCAATACAATATTTATTGAGAAATTCAAGTAGAGTCTTGAATTCGGGAATCATAGAGGAACCATTTTCAAGTTCGAAGCGTGCGATAGTTGAATTATCCAAGCGTTTTATCAAGAGCATAAACACGATAAAGTCCCAAGATTCTACaggaaaattcatgttttttagTGCGGCCAAATTTTCAGTGAATGTACTTAGTAAATTGCGAAGTGCGGTTTGATTATTACAATTGATTTTGCCTGTGCTTTCTATTGCGTTCCAATGAGCTTGGGCTCTCaacctttcattggaaaatctATTGACCAGCGAGTCATAAGCGATCTGATAATTATCAGAAGTCATCGGCAATGTGCGAACTAAAGATAGAGGCGGTCCTTCTAACGAGGATATCAAATAattgaacttttcaatttcagtgAGCGATTGATTGTTATGAACAAGGGCGTCAAATACATCCAAAAATGTAGCAAATTGCGTATAATCTCctctgaacttttttatttctatttgcgGAAGTAGAATGTTAGGAGTTAAGGAATGAGGAAAGCAAGAAGCAAGACTCTGCTTGCGTGTCAAAACAGATTGCGTCGATTCattcaaagatttttcatttggatCAAATAATTGAGTATAAATAGTTTTGacagaaaaataatcattttgaaattcacgTTTTATTGCTTCTTCTGAATCGAGATCAGTATCTTCACCTTGTAACAAGATTGAAGTTACAGTTTGGTGTTGTTTATTAAACTCTTCGCGAACATCATCTATCTCGGTAAAACGAATTCTAAACGAGGTTCTGAGATTAGAATCTGTTGTTGCTTTATTGGCCAAATCCAATAGTGAAGCTAATTCACCTATACACGATGTTCTCGCGAACTTAGCTCTCTTCAGTTTGAAATCCGTCATGTTTCTGTTCGATATTCACAgtaagaaccaaaatataatgaaatgtatagaaaattaattcaagGTAAGTCCAAAAgcaatcaataattttcaaatgtgTGTGCATAAACGATTTCTAGACGACGGAAAATGAAAGGAATGAACATATGACGTTACTCGTCACCAGATGCGAGATTATAACTATGAACTATGAAATAAAAGgcacaaaaaatgtttatgacaGCGATAAAtgggaaatgaaaacaaattaataaaccaaaattatgCAAAATTCAATATCCGGCTGCGAAAAAGGACCAATGTTACGTCCGATAGCTCAGTATTGTTTGAGAGAAAAATGGACTGTATATCTGCGTGCGTTTGTAGTTGGATAGTTGGAGcgacagcgaaatatttgataataatgcaaataataattgcGGTCAACAATGATGACTTACCAAATGGGGCTTCAGGTTGAAGAACAAATGGTCTCTGGTACAAGTCCCAGCTCTtcacagggcccttggtgcgggtTATCAGCTCCAACTTTCTGGGTTTAAAGCGGTGTAGAAAAAACACTAACAAAGGCGTAGGCGAAAAGACAAAGCGATGAATAAAGCGGGTATTTCAAAAGcgttaaaaaatcaagaaaaaaatgcgaaaagtcAATTAATATTTAGAAATGTCAAGCACAATTTTTGGGCGAACTAGCGAAGTCAATCATTCAAACTATATTATTCATATGTCTCTTGCCTTCTGGGCAGAGCCATCAGTGTTGACATCGTTTACGCGCAATCCTATGATACTTCGCGGTCGCTCGAACTTCATAACTGTTTCTTGCACAAACACCAGTGGTCCAAATGTTGTTGGTATCATTAAAAAGTTTACATGGGAAACAAAATAGTGAGTCCAAATCCTTACAATAAATGAGCCCATTTCTAAAAATTCTTTCTCCATTTTTCTTGATGTTTGTGAGCCAATGTTTTTCAAATCGCCTGTTGTTCGTCAACGGATAACATTCGATGTCATCACAACAAATAGGACCATGTTCAACATACATCGTaatagtattattatttatattccaAGTCAATCTCTGTTAGTTTGGAGTTCATGATTTTGTCGTTTTTCTTCGTTTTCGTGATTTTGACTAACTAGATTCaagttttaaatattttttttgttcacacTCGCTATCTGTAGAACTTGAATCAGAAATATCAGAATGAGTAAGACTGACAGTTTCACTCACTTCAGTAGTACACGGTTTTTGTGGTAATAAAAACTTTGAAATATCGTAGTGCTTTATTCTGCGCtcctgataatttttttggtggCATGTCTGCAAAAAAACAATCGTAAACTTAGCATAAGAATAATATTTGGATGGATGATTGATAGTAAAAATCCTtcgtttcatttttttcatacgaATTTTTTGGtaagaaaattataattatgtaaACTATAAATGGAACAGGGAACACGAACCATAATGCCAATTTTGCAAGCCCAggatatttttgatttatatttgaaaataatttttttttcatgtataattttttctcaacTTAGCTGAAATACCACAATTTCTTTGGATAGAATTTAAAATATACAGAAACTCGAAAACACAGTAAACACTTAACGTAGTTTGAAATAAGTGTATACTTTTCGCCGGAATAAAAATGTAGTAATATTCAGATGTCCCCACTGTCCCCAGGAGCGTAAAAATACTGGGGGTATTTAACCCCACCCGAGAttcccaaaatataaaatttcagaaatcgcaagacgaagaacgaatatttttccataaaatgaacgaataataattttactctcttttgaaatcgacacggcagtaaaaaaccggacccttttacggtttatgagttcattacCGCTTTCAAGattagtacttttattgcactacgagctcgtctatGTCCGGTGTTTATTACTTTCCCTTTATCTATCCTCTTTGTCGGCGTTGCTCCTATCTCCCATCTCACATCTGCGATTTTTGcgttcgtcatcggtatacactcacCCGTTGTTTACGTTTTTTGTATCGcctggtgctccaatatttttttcttttgaaatttttgggcgcccctacGAACCTTGCGCCGGTGGCGAGTGCCACCTTCGCCACGACCTAGATACGGTACTGGTTCTCGAAGAGTTAAGAAGCAAATGGTGGCGTCTTTCTTCACGAAAACGGGTCCTGTGACAATTGTGGcccttgaaaatcaaaagattGTTAGTTCAGAGTGGTATGAAATCATTTTTCGCCTGAAGTTTTCAGTATATTCAAAACAATCATCATGCAACATGACAATGTGAGCTCATTCACATCGAATGCAAGGAATGAGTATTAAGGCACACAAAAATCGAAATAATGAGTGATCCGCCTCACAGCCCAGACTTGGCATCGAATCACTTTTTCTTCTtcccagaaattaaaaaattaacttCGTGGACAACGATACTCATCGCCCGACAATGAGGTTGAGGCCTTCAAAACGCAAGTTTTGGTACCACCATCTTCTGATTGGAAATATTGTTTCGAATGATGGTTCAATCGCATACAGAAGTGTATAAATCTTAAGAGAGATTATTTTGAAacgcaataaaaatattttgcatcaaaagTGCTTCCTTATTTTTTcgtattctcaatacataaataataaCCCTTGTATATCATAAACTATCTAATTTCTTCACACTTGGGTACTGTATCAAAATTCCGTTCTTCTCTTTTCGAAAAGTATCCTTACATCCTCTTGAATTATCTTGAAAGAAGGGTTGAAAAAGCTTAAGTAAATTACGCTTTTTCCGAAAAAACATTTCTTACACCTCACGGTCCCCACGTGCTGTTTTGTAAAGtggtatataaaaatattaaaaaaaattaaaatgttcaACAAAGTCACTTAAAATGATACTGTCGATGGCCAATTGGCCTTTGGTCAATAAATTgcgtttgttgttgttgttgtcaCTTAGAATCTCTTTGCATCCTGacttcagggccgtcgctagccaaactgccgctctaggcagagacccattttgccgccctaacagaagttAACTCTGCAAAATGCTATACATTAATATTCTATACATGgacgcccgcagaaatttttctcagggggggcaaaatgaaaattattgaaaaacgacaaGGAGTCTAtaattgtcgtaggcgacatcagtatttcgtttctttctatttctgtatttatattcataagtgggGGAGGGctgtgcaaaataaaaattatgaagttttccacttcatgaattttttttataacgtCAACAACATAAGGTGATGTCAAACAATACGGTAACTCTTTTCGAAACAAATCACATTTAATGAaacaatattcataaaaaataaataatagaaagtACATATAAAGAACGGAATGAAATAATCATtataattgataataaataaagaaaaatcaacgagtaataacgaaatgaaaaatatatacatgaacgctcgataaaactatgtttataaaaataataaataaataataatgaatcttgaaatatacactgAATAACACAGAATCGCTCCAGATTGTGAAAACAACAAATAAGTATATaatcaaaattaacaaataataataacataatcaTAAAACATAactcaaaaaaacaatattacttCTGAAAACAAAATACTTAATCGCAATAATAGGCAAATTTCATTCTTAACTAAAATCCAGTCTTCTGTTACTCCTACAAAATTCGTTTaatattacatttgaaaaatcagGAATATCCAATATTCGATTTCGATGGATACTCAACAATGCTAAACCAACAAGTCGGTCTTGTCCCATTGTAGCTCTTATCCATGTTTTGATTCTGCGCAAAGTGCTGAAACTACGCTCTATAGTACAAGTAGTACATGGAAATGTGAGAAGAAGAATGAGGCATTCTTTGACAGCAGGAAAAAATTTGCATTGTCCGATAAGATCTtccatttttatgttttcatccatttgcGAGTTGGAtaaatactcattccaaatgtttaattcactttctaaattttcaatgttataccTATACATTTTGCTGATGTTAGATGCGAAAGATTTAATATcaagtaattttgaattctttggcaaaatattgaataaagaaaaaagcattacatgttctttcgagaatctcgtttcaagggctgaaatcaaatgatctaaatatggaatgaatatagattttttgaagtaatcttcagctgaatctgcttcataattagatctgtatatttgtctaccgcaaattcgtggttttcgaatctctatattgagacTCTGAGCAATAGATGttgctttggaaaaaatttctgtgaagCATGCATCATCGGATcgatgttttccacatatttctttaattaaatttatatgacggtgaacatctacaaaattaatagaaacaccttgtaatgtatttgctattggttccaatatatttgaatatttacttgctaccgtcaaacaaatcacaaaagtaaatgagtttattgcagcccataactgagcagctctttttgttgttgaagaattcattgaaatttctccagattttatagcaaAAAGACATTTGAATATAGTTTCAAAGTTTTCAGTGAAAACTCGCAAAGATTTGTATTTAGCTGACCAACGtgtttcacaaaacaaaggaatatttggaatcagatttcttcttaaTGTACTCTCTCGAAAAAAGACAATAATGTCCTTAACGGtgccaatgctattacgaatttcagtaattttactgatgtcatttatCACTGAATTCAACCAATGGGAGGCACAATGGAAATAAATTGCTTTCTTGTACTTATCTCTTATGATCTTTGAACCCCGTGAATTTCACCAGCCATTGTTGAGCATCCATCATAACCTTGTGCtacaagtttgtccaaattcaaaccagATTTTTCTAAAAACTCAAGGATTGAAGCAGCTATACAATCAGCattcaatttgttcaattgtACGAATCCAAGAAACTCTTCTTTCACTGTAAAATCTTCATTTTGCTCATGTACATATCGTATTCCAATAGATAACTGCTCATGTCCAGATATATCAGCAGACTCATCAGCTATTACACTGAAATACTTCGAAGAATTTGCTTCTTCTACAATATTTGTCATTATTATATGCCCAGCTATCGAAATGACTTCATTTTGAATTCTATGAGAAGTATATTTCGAGTTACCAGCTGCGTTGAATAAATGGTTCTCTAAATCTTTATCACCAgtgtctactctgaatttcaaaagatcactaaaattgcCAGAATTCTTGTTGCTCTCTCGTATAGGCATATCGTGAGTTCCGCAAAAAACGATTGTTTTTATAAtcggtaaaattttttttctattttctgcaacactttttttcttaccTTCATCTATTAAAGACAATATGTCAGGTTTTTCATTTGATAgcacatcaataaaatttttgacaCGGATAGTTGAATCCTTATGCCAAGCGGAACTAGCATGATTTTTGGCCTGCATGTGTAAATCTTTGTATTTTATGAATGGTCTTTTTATAAATGCGCCTAAAGTACTACCATGAGTCACAGATGGTGGAAATATTACACAGTATTTACACAGTGCACCTTTAAGGACTCTGGAATAAACCATCCATTCATATTGATCAAGCCATTTATAAATAAATGGTCTTTTATTTGGTCCGACATCTTGCCTAAAATTATACGTTGCAGGTGGCTTATATGGCATTCTTAGTAAATCATATTTTTGTTTGTCTTGAATAGATGAGAAAGCTATGAAATTTCCAATATCTGTTGATTGTCCAAAGTCCACCGCcaaaatttgggaaaattcAAGCTCGCATGTTGAAGGATTTGTATCGGAAGTTGTTGCACAATCCACTTCGCTATATTCTTTTTGTATTGCTTCTTTATTAGTGCTGGAGGATTGAGTCGGCATTTGTGTATCAAGCTTAATATTTTTAGGGGGCTTATTGCAATCGTCATCGGCAGTTGATttccttttgaaaaattttcgaatatccaTATTTCCAAGAGTGAATCTATCATAAAAATAGAAACATAAGTAAAAGTGACTCtcaacaaccaaaaaaaaaagaaacggaACAGTCTTTGGGCACTGCTGATAgaagtgaaaatgaaataacttgtGAATGGTATCGTCGAGCTATTCgatattattttcgaattatttttggTTGACGAAGGAGTTTTTATAATCAAGGATGAAAGTTTAAATTGTTCATTAACACTTCTTTAAAAACCGAAAATTATTCGGAAATAATTATGTAATGGCTCGGCACTCGACGAGACAATTCACAAGTTACTtagtttctgtttttttttacactTTATGTGAATATTCTAcaatgaaaaagttgaaactTCACATTGATAAGCTAAGAGGGGTTTacaccacgtggctttctgcgtatcagtcaaacagtaaattcccattcatttcccaaaactttgtacggtgtatgaagttgtacattcacatTATATTCTATCTTTTTTTTATGCATATAAGTAGTGGACAGCACTATACGAGTCTTCATTTAAGGAttggattttcagttttttgacgAAACTTTTTGTATactatttttatgtgaaacttcaataaaaacaaaaaggttTTGTGGAAAGTATATATCAAGaatgtttatttattcttcaatgaaaaagTCATGGAATTTTCTATcttccattccaaaaaaaaaggattattAAGTACTTTCCAAAGTGACGAAcactttaaaatgaataaaagtgaaAACCTCGTATAAATCGATAGTCTCTAGCGTGAATTAAACTGTTTCTATTTTTGAACTGACCGCTGAAACAGTATAGACCCCTCGTAAGTTTACGGGCAACATTTGTAGGTTCATTATCTATTTGAACATTTATACTGAAAGTAAAAGGAAGAATATAACAGTCTGTATAAAGCACGTGCttgtattttgttgaaatatgttGTATATACTGTCAACTGTTGGTAACACATCACATTATACATATAGCTCATGAAAAGTGTTCGGTGACAATGACGCGAGTTCCATGATTTTTGTTCACCCAAAAAGTGTGAAAagttatcaattcaaaatacGAGAGCGAGAGGCGCCTAACTGAAAAATCAGCTTTGTAATTAATTATAGAACTTACCTATAATAACACAATATAAAGTCACAGACACTAAAAACACTCCCTAAACACACTCTCAACGTGGTTTCGAATTCGAATACTTGTTTCTCTAGAATAGGAATACAAATGAAATGATTCTATATTTCAGCCCTTACTTCCccctttttcttgaaaaaacaaatatctTGATGgagaatgaacaattattattgcAATATGAGAGAAGCCGCATGAAGAATCCCATATTCCCATATCAAAGAAGCCGCATAAAAATAAGCCGGCCATAAAAGCATAAAACGATCATCTGGTGACGTTCGAAGAGAATGCCGATTGCCGACACGCATGGAGAGTTACAAGATGAATTTATGAACAAATTGACACACATGGAGTGCgttcggttccatgatttttcttgaCCCAACGCGcctaaaaagttttcaattcaaaaaatatctctgccgattatggattatttGTAGGtatagtaattccattgaaaaccggaaaattgttgtgaatccattattttccttgtttccttgccctttggattgagaacgTAATATTgaggtgttgtgctgaaaaatgaggcaatcaaaatctcagggggggccatggccccccctgccccccccctgcgggcgcccatgaacgTAAGGCTGAATTTGTCCTTTGATAGGAAAAATATGGCACTTTCATTCCCAATAACACTCACGATTTAATTTCCTCAttctatttctaaaaatatttgggctattttttcagaagataaaatatataaaattttaaaaatttcataaattttctgttgtgtttttacttatcacaaattttgaatttcctaaAGTTCAGTTACACTTGTAGCTATATTATatggaatataaatttaattgtcTATAATATTATCGATATACTGAACTATCTAGAAACTCtggaatagaaattaaaaaatattttctttcaggtaGCACTCGATAAAATTCACCTTTTTCTGAAAGGAATTTTAGATAacatgaaaatctgtaccataTAATTCTTAAACGTGTTTCATTCagctatttcaataattaactcatgcgaaaaactcaatatttcttcaaaaaaaaatttaaaacgcgCCATTCCAATAGCCATATCAAGCTCTTTCAATTCTAATTCCatccgaataactcaatatttctcattgaaaaaattaaaaacgctttATCCCCATAgccatttagctatttcaataatcaactaatgcgaaaaactaaatatttttccaaaaaaaatttaaaacgcgCTATTCCCTTAGTAAATTCGCGTTTTCTGCCTTTCTACTTCCTTCCTTCACAACACCTCTCTCTCTTCGATAGTCCGCAGAGCGCAGCGAGTAGAAGCCACGTGAGGgttagtccatgttattataggtctatgtgTCAAACGAAAGTACTTCACGCACAATGTCAACGTCGGATAAGACGGTGTCACAGAACATAGATAAAACAAGTAACCTTAAACAACGAgtacaacaacaacaaataaataacagaagATTAAGATCATTCAATTCCGCAACAAGTGAAGAGGTATGCGAGGTGAATATAATGGATAAAACGAAAATGGATCAAGACGGTGGTTGGAAAAAGGTAGAATATCGCAGGAAAAAAATATACCACGATTTCAAAGACCGCAACCTATAAAAGGTGTAATAGAAACAACTATTTCATTAGCTCCAAAACAATTGAGCTGCCTATTCATAACTGGTCTGAAACCAAATACCAATCCGGAAGAACTCAAAAAAtacattatggaaatatttaaaattgaaatcagATGTGAAGCTATGAAAACAAGGAAGGACTCATATAAAAGCTCTTTCAAGTTATATGTACCAATTGAATCGAAAGAAACAATCATGGATCCTAGTAAGTGGGAAAAAGGCATTAGTTTAAACCATTTTCTCCATATAAGACGATATCTCAACGAGAATTGAATGGAAGCATAAATATAAtacatcaaaatatacaatgtgtcagaaataaaattcttgaACTGGAAATATTGATAGAATCACTTGAAGAAACCCCAGACCTTGTGTGTTTGACTGAGCACTGGCTCAGTAAGGAAGAAGAGCATTTTTTAAAAATAGAACATTATCACCTTGTGTCATGTTGCTCGAGGGTGATGTCTGTGCATGGG
Above is a window of Harmonia axyridis chromosome X, icHarAxyr1.1, whole genome shotgun sequence DNA encoding:
- the LOC123686149 gene encoding 52 kDa repressor of the inhibitor of the protein kinase-like, whose protein sequence is MPTQSSSTNKEAIQKEYSEVDCATTSDTNPSTCELEFSQILAVDFGQSTDIGNFIAFSSIQDKQKYDLLRMPYKPPATYNFRQDVGPNKRPFIYKWLDQYEWMVYSRVLKGALCKYCVIFPPSVTHGSTLGAFIKRPFIKYKDLHMQAKNHASSAWHKDSTIRVKNFIDVLSNEKPDILSLIDEGKKKSVAENRKKILPIIKTIVFCGTHDMPIRESNKNSGNFSDLLKFRVDTGDKDLENHLFNAAGNSKYTSHRIQNEVISIAGHIIMTNIVEEANSSKYFSVIADESADISGHEQLSIGIRYVHEQNEDFTVKEEFLGFVQLNKLNADCIAASILEFLEKSGLNLDKLVAQGYDGCSTMAGEIHGVQRS